One Planctomicrobium piriforme DNA segment encodes these proteins:
- a CDS encoding TadG family pilus assembly protein: MHRRTQNWLSQRGLSSRRGAIMVLTALLLVVIFGFTAFTVDVGYMNLLKGELQNAADAAAAAGAADLPEGKAAAIAAATLIGQSNRAAGRDVKIDPADIQLGLYDFKKKTFLVGNSNPNAVKVIARVKNEKYFFAPVLGRKEFGVAAEAIAMLNPRDIVFVIDASGSMNDDTEPAWATETINGIYGTKGYPGVASSLMQDLYSDFSFGSYPGTTQYVGYNLGITSDQYAYAEMTKDNGILTLPAIPTAYRIANTDSEAVRKQKAYSWIIDSQIAVQMPKALPTPSSAKNYAYWEKYLDYVIKAASVGANPPSTGGGGSGGGSSGGSSGGSGGGGSTTPKPTPPPGNYSTAGLSFEEMSVLFDAGERDPLFSERESNSTAGTLAYASANVGLPRNGSTLKVTLPPGQDGDRITGFNNPNKFTFSSASSSLPAQWQNRIGYLTYVQFMLDWGRDRSPDIVNGSNAAPKTGVKTPLSLLSSNCPMHTEATAGGSFSFPPREQPMHSARRSLIAALQVVKNQNAGLSKGAGDRVSIVSFDALDAYHQPALVMSLTDDYTAAMKASATLQPVSDIGSSTAIDAGLALARDQLKEPTDGGQGRSFATKVIVLLTDGVPNAWQSSDQTINDYITTNPAGDYYGSDYVWYNSALMQAAQSKTANSELYNVAVGLGADYDFMDRMARLSGTAENGQSPRGSGNPAEYEQTMTDIFTKIIKAPGSRLVD, translated from the coding sequence ATGCATCGTCGGACTCAAAACTGGTTGTCGCAGCGCGGCCTCTCCTCGCGGCGCGGCGCCATTATGGTGCTCACCGCACTGCTGCTCGTGGTGATCTTTGGATTTACCGCGTTCACGGTCGATGTGGGTTACATGAATCTGCTGAAAGGGGAGTTGCAGAACGCGGCTGATGCGGCCGCGGCTGCGGGCGCGGCCGATCTCCCGGAAGGCAAAGCCGCCGCAATTGCCGCCGCCACGCTGATCGGCCAGTCCAATCGCGCCGCTGGCCGCGACGTCAAAATCGACCCGGCCGATATTCAACTGGGACTCTACGACTTCAAGAAGAAGACCTTCCTCGTCGGGAACTCCAATCCCAACGCGGTGAAGGTGATCGCCCGGGTCAAGAATGAAAAGTATTTCTTCGCGCCGGTGCTGGGTCGGAAAGAGTTCGGAGTCGCGGCGGAAGCAATTGCCATGCTCAACCCACGCGACATCGTGTTCGTGATCGACGCCTCGGGGTCGATGAACGACGACACGGAACCTGCGTGGGCGACCGAAACGATCAACGGCATCTACGGCACAAAGGGTTACCCCGGCGTGGCGTCGTCGCTGATGCAGGATCTCTACAGCGACTTCAGCTTCGGTTCCTACCCGGGAACCACACAGTACGTCGGCTACAACCTCGGGATTACTTCCGATCAGTACGCGTATGCGGAGATGACCAAAGACAACGGCATCCTCACGCTTCCGGCCATTCCGACGGCGTATCGCATTGCGAACACCGACAGCGAAGCGGTGCGGAAGCAGAAGGCTTACAGTTGGATCATCGACAGCCAGATTGCCGTCCAGATGCCCAAGGCGCTGCCGACTCCTTCTTCTGCGAAGAACTACGCCTACTGGGAAAAGTATCTCGACTACGTCATCAAGGCGGCTTCAGTCGGCGCCAATCCCCCGTCGACAGGCGGCGGAGGTTCCGGAGGCGGCAGCAGCGGAGGGTCGTCCGGCGGCTCTGGCGGAGGCGGGTCGACGACTCCCAAACCCACGCCGCCCCCAGGCAACTACTCGACCGCAGGTCTGTCATTCGAAGAGATGTCAGTGCTATTCGATGCCGGAGAGCGTGATCCGCTGTTCTCGGAACGGGAATCGAATTCCACCGCAGGCACCTTGGCCTATGCCAGCGCCAATGTCGGTCTGCCCCGGAATGGCTCGACCCTAAAGGTGACGCTGCCGCCGGGTCAGGACGGAGACCGCATCACCGGATTCAATAACCCCAACAAGTTCACCTTCTCGAGCGCCAGCAGCAGCCTGCCAGCGCAGTGGCAAAACCGCATTGGGTATCTGACCTATGTGCAGTTCATGCTGGACTGGGGCCGAGACCGCAGCCCGGACATCGTGAACGGCAGCAACGCCGCTCCCAAAACCGGCGTCAAAACTCCGTTGTCTCTGCTCAGCTCGAATTGCCCGATGCATACCGAAGCGACGGCAGGGGGCTCGTTTTCGTTTCCGCCGCGCGAGCAGCCGATGCATTCAGCGCGGAGGTCGCTGATTGCGGCGCTGCAGGTGGTGAAGAATCAGAATGCCGGCCTGTCGAAAGGGGCAGGAGACCGTGTGTCGATCGTCTCGTTCGATGCGCTCGACGCCTACCATCAGCCGGCGCTGGTTATGAGCCTGACCGACGACTACACCGCCGCGATGAAGGCGAGCGCCACGCTGCAGCCGGTCAGCGACATCGGGTCGTCGACGGCCATTGATGCGGGTCTTGCTCTGGCTCGCGATCAGCTTAAAGAGCCGACGGACGGCGGACAGGGCCGGAGCTTTGCCACGAAAGTGATCGTCCTGCTGACCGACGGCGTCCCGAACGCCTGGCAATCGAGCGATCAGACAATCAACGACTACATCACGACCAATCCGGCCGGCGATTACTACGGGTCGGACTATGTCTGGTACAACTCGGCGCTGATGCAGGCGGCGCAGTCCAAAACGGCAAACAGCGAACTCTATAACGTGGCCGTGGGGTTGGGGGCGGACTACGACTTCATGGACCGGATGGCCCGGCTCTCCGGGACCGCGGAGAACGGCCAGAGTCCTCGCGGCAGCGGCAATCCCGCTGAGTATGAGCAGACGATGACCGACATCTTCACGAAGATTATCAAGGCGCCCGGCTCACGCCTGGTGGACTGA
- the recR gene encoding recombination mediator RecR, protein MASRGFQVEQHPFGPAVGRLVEQFAALPGIGRKSAERLANHILSCSTPEAMALATAIHEVKKTIRRCSVCFNLTEQELCVLCRDPRRDRTVVCVVEQPKDVSALEAAAAFQGTYHVLGGRIAPLEGVGPEDLTIGPLVQRVKRDHVKELIMATNPTLEGDGTALFISNLLEEQQVEITRLARGIATGSVLEFANKEMLADAMRGRQHF, encoded by the coding sequence ATGGCGTCTCGCGGATTTCAGGTTGAACAGCATCCCTTCGGGCCCGCGGTGGGCCGGCTTGTCGAACAATTTGCAGCGCTGCCAGGCATCGGTCGAAAGTCGGCCGAGCGGCTGGCGAACCACATCCTGAGTTGCAGCACGCCCGAAGCGATGGCGCTCGCGACGGCGATTCACGAAGTCAAGAAAACCATTCGGCGGTGCAGCGTCTGTTTCAATTTGACGGAGCAGGAACTGTGCGTGCTGTGCCGCGATCCGCGCCGCGACAGGACAGTCGTCTGCGTGGTCGAGCAACCGAAAGACGTGTCGGCACTCGAAGCGGCCGCCGCCTTTCAGGGAACGTATCACGTCCTCGGAGGACGGATTGCACCGCTCGAAGGGGTTGGACCAGAGGATCTGACGATCGGACCGCTGGTGCAACGCGTGAAGCGCGATCATGTGAAAGAATTGATCATGGCGACGAATCCAACGCTGGAAGGGGATGGAACGGCTTTATTCATCTCGAACCTGCTGGAAGAACAACAAGTTGAAATCACGCGACTTGCTCGCGGGATTGCCACCGGAAGTGTGTTAGAGTTTGCGAACAAGGAAATGCTGGCGGACGCCATGCGCGGCCGGCAACATTTCTAA
- a CDS encoding sigma-70 family RNA polymerase sigma factor, whose product MAEADLGSSNIDKHLQLLAAGDVAARDELMACASERLLRLTRRLKRDFPAVGRWEQTEDVFQNAVLRLCHSFQAVEIQNSLHFYRLAALHIRRELLDLCRHYQGEHGVGAHHATWLREAGAFTAPETPDRSESTGDPHNLAEWADFHRVVEDLPAEDREVFDLLWYAGLTQAEAAATLKTSLKTVQRRWRGARLRLSAALDGSRLT is encoded by the coding sequence ATGGCGGAAGCTGACCTCGGAAGCAGCAATATCGACAAGCACCTGCAGTTGCTGGCTGCCGGTGATGTCGCCGCGCGTGATGAATTGATGGCCTGTGCCAGCGAGCGCCTGTTGCGGCTCACCCGACGCTTGAAACGCGATTTCCCCGCGGTCGGCCGCTGGGAGCAGACGGAGGACGTCTTTCAGAACGCGGTCCTCCGCCTGTGTCATTCTTTTCAGGCAGTCGAGATTCAGAACTCGCTGCATTTCTACCGGCTGGCCGCACTCCACATCCGTCGCGAACTCCTCGACTTGTGCCGCCACTATCAGGGGGAACACGGAGTCGGCGCCCATCACGCGACCTGGCTGCGGGAAGCCGGTGCGTTCACTGCCCCCGAGACGCCGGATCGGTCGGAATCGACAGGCGATCCTCACAACCTGGCGGAATGGGCCGACTTTCATCGCGTGGTCGAAGATCTGCCGGCGGAAGACCGGGAAGTGTTCGATCTGCTGTGGTATGCCGGACTCACACAGGCAGAAGCGGCGGCCACGCTCAAAACAAGTTTGAAGACCGTTCAGCGCCGGTGGCGCGGGGCGCGGCTGCGACTGTCGGCCGCTCTCGATGGCTCCCGACTCACATAA
- a CDS encoding serine/threonine protein kinase — translation MISGSRLDELLDQWEEALANGRLLTAEELCADCPDLKEPLAQQIATLQKIREKFETQSRSSYPLGVSEPTNVPQSSGDEASVSVMTSVDQLQLYATGGLGRVFSGSDTVLHRDVAVKFLQQQHANRPRMLERFVAEAEITSRLDHPNVVPVHGFGWTATGQPFYVMRLIRGETLDAEIDRFHSQPIRSPRAYHTSEFRNLLQRLKDTCNAIAYAHSRGIVHLDIKPQNILLGRYGETVVVDWGLAATVGREGRFRQNGEQTLNLMMTASGSSSSVQGGGTPAYMSPEQVIWQPPPGPPADLFCLGATLYKVLTGRPPYRGVRHPKAMTPDLARDFPLPREIQRNVPKPLQSICLKAMAMQPEQRYETALDLAADLDRFLGGEHVTVHVEGPGERIARFIQHHRRSAGLVSVLAAMLLIASVVSAARYADIARREADSRKSIEQLQAQTLASSARYAAEMFAGEIESRWTVLDKAAASAELREQLKKYDAGQKTEIDKERLQAWLGDQFLRYRDLNAASWFIVAADGTQLVVAPRKRTESEGENYSHRDYFHGQGRDFERGAVPETVRPIRAPHFSVPYVSTNSNRLKVALSVPVWPHEDGSGEPLGVLGMSTELGHMKVLENAVLIDTRPDRFEDRQQTGLLLQHPLLEKLNAAVTDEQRKYYRFTPEQLARLTGTDSDGHLDPAYHDPLQPDAAAQLAAAAPVIVHDWFATDERREKPTGLLVLVTQPSGK, via the coding sequence ATGATCTCGGGTTCGCGACTGGATGAACTCCTCGACCAATGGGAAGAAGCGCTCGCCAACGGCCGGCTGCTGACCGCGGAAGAACTCTGCGCGGATTGCCCCGATCTCAAAGAGCCGTTGGCGCAGCAGATCGCCACGCTGCAGAAGATCCGGGAGAAGTTCGAAACGCAGTCGCGGTCGTCTTATCCACTGGGAGTCTCGGAACCGACCAACGTGCCGCAGTCGAGCGGCGATGAAGCCAGCGTTTCTGTCATGACCAGCGTCGACCAGTTGCAGCTCTATGCGACCGGCGGGCTAGGCCGCGTCTTCAGCGGTTCTGACACGGTGCTGCATCGCGACGTGGCGGTGAAGTTTCTGCAGCAGCAGCATGCCAATCGCCCGCGAATGCTGGAGCGGTTCGTCGCCGAGGCGGAGATTACCAGTCGGCTCGACCATCCCAACGTTGTGCCTGTGCATGGCTTTGGCTGGACAGCGACCGGCCAGCCGTTTTATGTGATGCGGCTCATTCGGGGCGAAACCCTGGATGCGGAGATCGACCGGTTTCATTCCCAGCCGATCCGCTCGCCTCGCGCTTACCACACCAGCGAGTTCCGCAATCTGTTGCAGCGCCTGAAAGACACGTGCAACGCGATTGCCTACGCCCATAGCCGCGGCATCGTGCATCTCGATATCAAGCCGCAGAACATTTTGCTCGGTCGATATGGCGAAACCGTGGTCGTCGACTGGGGCCTCGCCGCGACAGTCGGTCGCGAGGGCCGGTTCCGTCAGAACGGCGAACAGACGCTCAACCTGATGATGACGGCATCCGGCAGCTCCTCGTCTGTTCAAGGAGGCGGGACGCCGGCGTATATGAGTCCGGAACAGGTGATCTGGCAGCCGCCGCCAGGGCCGCCAGCCGATTTGTTCTGCCTGGGGGCGACGCTCTACAAGGTCCTCACCGGCCGGCCTCCTTATCGAGGCGTGCGGCACCCGAAGGCGATGACGCCGGACCTTGCCCGCGATTTCCCGCTCCCTCGTGAGATTCAGCGAAACGTCCCCAAGCCGCTGCAGTCGATCTGTCTCAAGGCGATGGCGATGCAGCCGGAGCAGCGGTACGAAACCGCCCTCGATCTGGCCGCCGATCTCGACCGCTTTCTCGGCGGCGAACATGTGACCGTCCATGTCGAAGGGCCCGGCGAGCGGATCGCACGATTCATTCAACATCACCGCCGCAGCGCGGGGCTGGTGAGCGTCCTGGCGGCGATGCTGCTGATCGCCAGCGTCGTCTCCGCCGCCCGATATGCTGACATCGCCCGTCGCGAAGCGGATTCGCGGAAGTCGATCGAACAACTGCAGGCTCAGACCCTCGCCTCCTCGGCACGGTATGCCGCCGAAATGTTTGCCGGCGAAATCGAAAGCCGCTGGACGGTCCTCGACAAAGCAGCCGCGAGTGCCGAACTCCGCGAGCAACTCAAGAAGTACGACGCCGGTCAGAAAACGGAGATCGACAAGGAACGACTTCAGGCGTGGCTGGGAGACCAGTTCCTGCGGTATCGCGATCTGAACGCCGCAAGCTGGTTCATCGTCGCCGCTGACGGAACTCAACTGGTCGTCGCTCCACGCAAACGCACGGAGAGCGAAGGGGAAAACTACAGCCACCGCGATTACTTTCACGGGCAGGGACGTGACTTCGAACGCGGGGCTGTGCCGGAAACCGTGCGTCCCATTCGCGCTCCGCACTTCTCGGTGCCCTACGTCAGTACCAACTCGAATCGCCTGAAAGTCGCCCTCAGCGTTCCGGTCTGGCCGCACGAAGACGGATCAGGCGAGCCGCTGGGAGTGCTGGGGATGAGTACCGAACTGGGACACATGAAGGTGCTGGAAAACGCCGTGCTGATCGACACCCGTCCGGACCGGTTTGAAGATCGCCAGCAGACAGGTCTGCTGCTGCAACATCCATTACTGGAAAAGCTCAACGCGGCGGTGACTGACGAACAGCGGAAGTACTACCGCTTCACGCCTGAGCAACTCGCCCGACTGACCGGAACGGACAGCGACGGCCACCTCGACCCCGCCTATCACGACCCGTTGCAACCAGACGCCGCGGCCCAACTGGCCGCCGCCGCGCCGGTCATCGTACATGACTGGTTCGCCACCGACGAACGCCGCGAAAAACCGACCGGCCTGCTGGTGCTGGTGACGCAGCCGTCGGGGAAATGA
- a CDS encoding bile acid:sodium symporter family protein, whose product MLPVNAQTDQADLSKNPGDPDRLKVRTGWNGHAFQLLVWLLGTYAIAVIWPQPGLLLKAVHLPGITGGAPITIPHLLLGTLLFCAGLTVETVSMPQIGLRTLPWHVLATWLIPLFVVGAMTNVGRAIGIPGGILLGLMVAAAMPVANSSVGWSHLAGGNLPLSLGLLLGGTVTAPILAPVVLRLLSTWGVPADLHAETVLSLTELAEFLGVWVVAPALLGLLVGLWSRRKGMVWSSHWLRLVSISCLLLLNYLNASEALPLIRGQQIVLQGVLCTLIVNSGSMLIAWVGGRRFGLNRPDSISLSLAVSMRNTGAALVLAGSQFQHDPAVTMTILLHTLLQHVVAGALIPIIHRRGTPEAADGLKR is encoded by the coding sequence GTGCTGCCAGTGAATGCACAGACCGATCAAGCCGACCTGTCGAAGAATCCGGGCGATCCGGACAGGCTCAAGGTGCGCACCGGGTGGAATGGACACGCGTTTCAGCTACTGGTCTGGCTGTTAGGGACATATGCGATTGCAGTGATCTGGCCGCAGCCTGGCTTGCTGTTGAAAGCGGTGCATCTCCCCGGCATCACAGGCGGTGCCCCGATCACGATTCCGCATCTGCTGCTGGGGACGCTGCTCTTCTGCGCAGGCCTGACGGTCGAAACCGTATCCATGCCGCAAATTGGCCTCCGCACCTTGCCCTGGCATGTGCTGGCCACCTGGCTGATTCCCTTGTTCGTCGTCGGCGCGATGACAAACGTTGGCCGGGCCATCGGGATTCCAGGCGGCATTCTCTTAGGGCTGATGGTGGCTGCGGCGATGCCGGTGGCGAATTCATCCGTCGGCTGGTCGCATCTGGCCGGTGGCAATCTGCCGTTAAGTCTAGGGCTGCTGCTGGGAGGGACCGTCACCGCTCCCATTCTGGCTCCGGTCGTGTTGCGACTGCTCTCAACCTGGGGAGTCCCCGCCGATCTGCACGCCGAAACGGTGCTGTCGCTCACGGAACTGGCAGAGTTCCTGGGAGTGTGGGTGGTCGCCCCGGCCTTACTGGGGTTGCTGGTGGGGTTGTGGTCGCGCCGGAAGGGGATGGTCTGGTCGAGCCACTGGCTGCGGCTGGTGAGTATCAGTTGCCTGCTCTTGTTGAACTATCTGAATGCGTCCGAAGCCTTACCGTTGATTCGGGGTCAGCAGATCGTGCTCCAAGGCGTGCTCTGTACGCTGATTGTGAACTCCGGCTCGATGCTGATCGCCTGGGTCGGCGGTCGAAGATTCGGTCTCAACCGCCCGGACTCGATCTCCCTCAGCCTCGCCGTCAGCATGCGGAACACCGGCGCCGCCCTGGTGCTGGCCGGTTCCCAATTCCAGCACGACCCCGCCGTCACCATGACGATTCTGCTGCACACGCTGTTGCAGCATGTCGTCGCGGGAGCACTGATCCCGATCATCCATCGCCGGGGAACTCCGGAAGCAGCGGATGGATTGAAACGCTGA
- a CDS encoding YbaB/EbfC family nucleoid-associated protein, which produces MFEALSNLAGLMKNAQQIQGRAQDMQQRLGEMRVEAASDDGTVRVVVTGELQLASLNIAPEALSNPRQLEEQIVATVNQAMTTAKEAAAQEMASLADGLGMPGMPGLQQAMAKFGPGRS; this is translated from the coding sequence ATGTTTGAAGCACTTTCCAACCTGGCGGGGCTGATGAAAAACGCCCAGCAGATCCAGGGCCGCGCTCAAGACATGCAGCAACGCCTGGGCGAGATGCGGGTGGAAGCAGCGAGCGACGATGGCACGGTGCGCGTGGTCGTTACTGGCGAGCTGCAACTGGCCTCCTTAAACATCGCCCCCGAGGCATTGAGCAATCCACGTCAACTCGAAGAACAGATTGTGGCGACCGTCAATCAGGCAATGACGACGGCCAAGGAAGCTGCGGCACAGGAAATGGCCTCCCTCGCCGATGGGCTGGGCATGCCCGGCATGCCCGGCCTGCAACAGGCGATGGCGAAGTTTGGTCCGGGTCGCAGTTAG
- a CDS encoding acyl-CoA thioesterase, which translates to MSEMPTEWCVTPIRVRYSETDAMGYLHHANYITFFEIARTELFRATGGNYRTMEERGFFLVVVSVECKYKRPARYDDCLTLKARLQRWSGAKLIHEYEVRRGEDLIATGETVLACVNRDGEVQRMTPELLYPDGMTPIGSVHQA; encoded by the coding sequence ATGTCTGAGATGCCAACGGAATGGTGCGTCACCCCGATTCGCGTGCGGTATTCCGAAACCGATGCGATGGGCTATCTGCACCATGCCAACTACATCACGTTCTTCGAGATCGCGAGAACGGAACTCTTCCGCGCCACCGGCGGCAACTACCGCACGATGGAAGAACGGGGATTCTTTCTTGTCGTCGTCAGCGTCGAGTGCAAATACAAACGCCCAGCTCGATATGACGACTGTCTGACGCTCAAGGCCCGCCTGCAGCGCTGGAGCGGCGCGAAGCTGATTCACGAGTACGAAGTGCGACGGGGCGAAGACTTGATCGCCACCGGCGAGACGGTGCTCGCCTGCGTCAACCGCGACGGCGAAGTGCAACGCATGACGCCGGAACTGCTCTACCCCGACGGCATGACGCCCATCGGTTCAGTCCACCAGGCGTGA
- a CDS encoding adenylate/guanylate cyclase domain-containing protein, translated as MGYHVSVVAENQLAFTGDFDAPLEMGRQQPGEPGPFSLASSASGPRLVIAAAGDLAVSRRQLRIEELEGGRLRLTNLSSAAVLQLMARPALGPGQQTTMELPCSVSIGSRLFLTFGDISEQTPLKELPEATVLPGRSLQRARADLESSQFAISKEPVTLVQALQTVMDVFLGARSEQELFASAVEGALALIGFDSARVLRDHNGVWLEALVQSAKPNRLIVTAPSQQVLKSVREKKRTFWDTSLANSSSLSLSQVNAVIGAPILDAEGNVIGALYGDRIAESAVQSKDITELDARLMELLACGIASGLARLQQQGLAEQMRNQFAQFFSPELAAELEQNPDLLQGQDAEVSLLFCDIRGFSRISERIGATETFNWIHDVMDVLSDCVLRAGGVLVDYIGDELLAMWGAPRPQEDHAVRACRAAIEMLSVLPELNARWEARLGEPVDLAIGINSGWVKVGNAGSRRKFKYSPLGNAVNLASRVLGTTRHLNTSLLVTGATSKELPDDLPRRKLCDAQVVNMDEPVALYELFVTAPPEPLIHDYAAALSSFEKREFRAAAHLTARLLEQFPDDGPSLVLLSRAVQALVDGPSKDHPLWKLTEK; from the coding sequence ATGGGCTATCACGTCAGCGTCGTGGCGGAGAACCAGCTCGCGTTCACAGGTGACTTCGACGCGCCGCTGGAAATGGGCCGCCAGCAGCCGGGCGAACCTGGGCCATTTTCGCTCGCTTCTTCTGCTTCTGGTCCGCGCCTCGTGATTGCTGCCGCAGGGGATCTGGCGGTCTCGCGACGACAACTGCGGATTGAAGAACTCGAAGGGGGCCGTCTACGGCTCACGAATCTGAGCTCAGCTGCCGTCTTACAGCTCATGGCGCGGCCGGCACTGGGGCCTGGCCAGCAAACCACGATGGAACTCCCCTGCAGCGTCTCCATCGGCTCGCGGCTCTTTCTGACGTTTGGCGACATTAGCGAGCAGACCCCGCTTAAGGAACTTCCCGAAGCAACGGTATTGCCGGGTCGCAGCCTGCAACGCGCCCGGGCCGATCTCGAATCATCACAGTTCGCGATCTCGAAAGAACCGGTCACGCTGGTGCAGGCGCTGCAGACGGTGATGGACGTGTTCCTCGGCGCACGCAGTGAACAGGAACTCTTTGCGAGTGCGGTGGAAGGAGCATTGGCGCTCATTGGTTTCGATTCCGCCCGAGTGCTTCGCGATCACAACGGGGTCTGGCTGGAAGCATTGGTGCAGAGCGCCAAACCGAATCGTCTCATCGTCACCGCGCCGAGCCAGCAGGTGCTCAAGAGCGTGCGGGAGAAGAAACGCACGTTCTGGGACACCAGCCTGGCGAATTCATCCTCGCTGAGTCTGTCGCAGGTGAATGCGGTGATCGGCGCGCCGATTCTTGATGCCGAAGGAAACGTGATTGGGGCGCTCTACGGCGATCGGATCGCCGAATCGGCGGTTCAATCAAAAGACATCACGGAACTCGACGCCCGCCTGATGGAACTGCTCGCCTGCGGCATCGCCTCGGGTCTGGCTCGTTTGCAGCAGCAGGGGCTGGCGGAGCAGATGCGAAATCAGTTCGCCCAGTTCTTCTCGCCGGAACTGGCGGCGGAACTCGAACAGAATCCCGACTTGCTCCAGGGACAGGATGCGGAAGTCAGCTTGCTGTTCTGCGACATTCGCGGGTTCAGCCGAATCTCTGAACGGATCGGCGCGACCGAGACGTTCAACTGGATTCACGACGTCATGGATGTCCTCTCCGACTGCGTGCTGCGGGCAGGCGGGGTGCTGGTCGACTACATCGGCGACGAACTGCTGGCGATGTGGGGCGCGCCGCGTCCGCAAGAAGATCACGCAGTTCGCGCCTGTCGCGCCGCGATTGAAATGCTGTCGGTGCTGCCGGAACTCAATGCGCGCTGGGAAGCGCGGCTCGGCGAACCGGTCGACCTGGCGATCGGCATCAACTCCGGTTGGGTGAAAGTGGGGAACGCCGGCTCGCGGCGGAAGTTCAAATACAGCCCGCTCGGCAATGCGGTGAATCTGGCGAGTCGGGTGCTGGGCACCACGCGGCATCTGAACACGTCACTGCTGGTCACCGGGGCGACGAGCAAAGAATTGCCTGATGATCTGCCGCGTCGCAAGCTGTGCGATGCACAGGTGGTCAACATGGACGAGCCGGTGGCGCTGTACGAGTTGTTTGTGACTGCGCCGCCTGAGCCGCTAATTCACGACTACGCTGCCGCACTCAGCTCTTTCGAGAAACGAGAATTCCGCGCCGCCGCACATCTGACCGCGCGACTCCTGGAACAATTCCCCGACGACGGCCCGTCACTGGTGCTCCTTTCCCGCGCCGTCCAGGCCCTCGTCGATGGCCCGTCCAAAGATCATCCGTTGTGGAAATTGACGGAAAAGTAG
- the rpoN gene encoding RNA polymerase factor sigma-54: MHLNVSQQMRMSQQMKLAPRMIQSMEILQLPLMALQERIDQELNENVVLEQVTNRKEEYSGPAEEVEIPKLDIERREMTTDDNNASDFERLLEISKEWPDDNYTSGSRPSSNRVEEDGDRQHDVMANCENRPETLHEHLLEQFHCDAPEHLRSFGDYLIHNLDPNGRLQSSLPELAQVFGANITLQDADQALKLVQRLDPPGVGARDLKECLLLQITPDTPLGEIMTVLISDHLDDILQNRLPLMERKTGFSLDAIKAAIEQMGTLNPYPGKKYDSPHVQSVTPDLKLEKNDAGLYKVELIDEYVPQLRINRRYIRMLEGNPDAATKEFIKRKIESAKWLIDSIEQRYNTLKRVAQSIVDEQTEFLDLGPEYIKPLKMQDIADVVGVHVTTVSRAVDDKYIATPRGIFPLKRFFGGGTKTADGEDVAWENIRLKLKEIVDKEDKSDPLSDDALVAELAKHGFNLARRTVTKYRKALNIPSSRQRREY; this comes from the coding sequence ATGCACCTGAACGTTTCACAACAGATGCGGATGAGCCAGCAGATGAAGCTGGCCCCGCGGATGATCCAGTCGATGGAGATTCTGCAGTTGCCGCTGATGGCGCTGCAGGAGCGGATCGATCAGGAATTGAACGAGAACGTGGTGCTCGAACAGGTCACCAACCGCAAGGAAGAGTATTCCGGTCCGGCGGAAGAAGTCGAGATCCCCAAGCTCGACATCGAACGTCGCGAGATGACGACCGACGACAATAACGCCTCGGATTTCGAACGCCTGCTCGAAATCTCGAAAGAATGGCCGGACGACAACTATACGTCGGGCTCGCGACCCTCCAGCAACCGCGTGGAAGAAGACGGCGACCGCCAGCACGATGTGATGGCGAATTGCGAAAACCGACCTGAAACCCTGCACGAACATCTGCTGGAGCAGTTCCACTGCGACGCTCCCGAGCATTTGCGGTCGTTCGGCGACTATCTGATTCACAATCTCGATCCGAACGGCCGACTGCAGAGTTCACTGCCGGAACTGGCCCAGGTGTTCGGCGCCAATATCACGCTGCAGGATGCCGATCAGGCATTGAAGCTGGTGCAGCGGCTCGACCCGCCGGGCGTCGGGGCCCGCGATCTCAAGGAATGTCTGCTGCTGCAGATCACGCCGGATACTCCGTTGGGGGAGATCATGACGGTGCTGATCTCCGACCATCTCGACGACATTCTACAGAACCGATTGCCGCTCATGGAGCGGAAAACCGGGTTCTCACTCGATGCGATCAAAGCGGCTATCGAACAGATGGGCACCTTGAACCCGTATCCGGGCAAGAAGTACGACTCGCCGCATGTGCAGTCGGTGACCCCCGACTTGAAACTCGAAAAGAACGACGCCGGCCTGTACAAGGTCGAGTTGATCGACGAATACGTTCCGCAACTGCGGATCAATCGCCGCTACATCCGCATGCTGGAAGGCAATCCCGACGCCGCGACCAAGGAATTCATCAAGCGGAAAATCGAATCGGCCAAATGGCTGATCGACTCGATCGAGCAGCGCTACAACACGCTGAAACGCGTGGCCCAGTCGATCGTCGACGAACAGACCGAGTTCCTCGACCTGGGGCCAGAGTACATCAAGCCGCTCAAGATGCAGGACATCGCCGACGTGGTTGGCGTCCACGTCACCACTGTCTCCCGCGCTGTGGACGATAAGTACATTGCGACCCCCCGCGGGATTTTTCCGCTGAAGCGGTTCTTCGGCGGCGGCACCAAGACCGCCGACGGCGAAGACGTCGCCTGGGAAAACATCCGTTTGAAGCTCAAAGAAATCGTCGACAAGGAAGACAAGTCCGATCCGCTCAGTGACGACGCCCTGGTGGCGGAACTGGCCAAGCACGGCTTCAACCTCGCCCGACGAACGGTCACCAAATACCGCAAGGCCTTGAACATCCCGTCATCACGTCAGCGACGTGAATACTGA